Proteins encoded within one genomic window of Rossellomorea vietnamensis:
- a CDS encoding sulfite exporter TauE/SafE family protein: MRKLLIFAIVGFFAQLVDGSLGMAFGLTSSSLLLAYGVAPAVASASIHMSEIATTAASGFSHYKFGNVNKRMAILLAIPGAISAFVGAAFLSNIPGGLIKPYISSFLLLLGAYIFVRFLLTSRRQVNEVTSSGDGQLLKKRFLFPLGVVAGFFDAIGGGGWGPINTPILMANKHTSPREVVGTVDTSEFIVTIAATAGFVLFLGWEQFNWFWVLAFVIGGVLAAPLAAWLVRIMPSYLLGVLVGGFIVLTNLNTLLKAGSVSGDISMGAYILVAVIWVGGIIFSLRKNRGRKA; this comes from the coding sequence ATGAGAAAATTATTGATCTTTGCTATAGTCGGTTTCTTCGCACAGTTAGTGGATGGTTCGCTGGGGATGGCGTTTGGATTGACGTCATCGTCCTTATTGTTGGCGTATGGAGTGGCTCCCGCCGTTGCTTCTGCATCTATCCATATGTCAGAGATTGCTACGACTGCAGCATCCGGTTTCTCCCATTATAAATTTGGAAATGTAAACAAACGGATGGCCATCTTGCTGGCGATACCAGGGGCCATCAGTGCTTTCGTAGGGGCAGCATTCCTGAGCAATATTCCCGGAGGTTTAATCAAACCTTATATTTCCTCATTCCTGCTGCTGTTGGGAGCGTATATATTCGTCCGATTCCTGCTCACTTCCAGGAGACAGGTGAATGAAGTGACTTCGAGTGGTGACGGGCAACTGTTAAAGAAACGATTTCTTTTCCCGCTCGGAGTAGTAGCTGGATTCTTTGACGCGATAGGTGGAGGCGGTTGGGGACCAATTAACACCCCCATCCTGATGGCAAATAAACACACTTCCCCCCGTGAAGTAGTAGGGACGGTTGATACAAGTGAATTTATCGTTACGATTGCAGCAACCGCGGGGTTTGTTCTGTTCCTTGGTTGGGAGCAATTCAACTGGTTCTGGGTTCTGGCATTTGTCATTGGAGGCGTTCTGGCTGCACCACTTGCAGCGTGGCTGGTTAGAATCATGCCTTCCTATCTTCTCGGGGTTCTAGTAGGAGGGTTTATAGTCCTTACCAATCTCAATACGTTATTGAAAGCGGGAAGTGTCAGCGGGGATATTTCCATGGGAGCCTATATTCTTGTTGCAGTCATTTGGGTTGGTGGAATCATATTTAGTCTGAGGAAGAATAGGGGCAGGAAAGCTTAA
- a CDS encoding YkvA family protein: protein MDNTEKHFSEEKFWDKLKRYGVKAGHSVVYTALLLYFVLQKPDVPKKSKMVIIGALGYFILPTDFIPDMAVGVGFTDDLGALGLALLQVSMYIDDEVKAKAKAKLSDWFGDDVDTSEVDGKL, encoded by the coding sequence ATGGACAACACGGAGAAACATTTTTCTGAAGAGAAATTTTGGGATAAGTTAAAAAGATATGGTGTGAAGGCCGGACATTCCGTCGTGTATACGGCGCTTCTCCTTTATTTTGTCCTGCAAAAGCCGGATGTTCCAAAGAAATCGAAGATGGTCATTATCGGTGCACTCGGATATTTCATCCTTCCAACGGATTTCATCCCGGACATGGCAGTGGGGGTAGGGTTTACCGATGACCTTGGCGCACTGGGTCTCGCGCTATTGCAGGTATCCATGTATATCGATGATGAAGTGAAAGCGAAGGCCAAGGCGAAGCTGAGTGACTGGTTCGGTGATGATGTGGATACGTCTGAGGTGGATGGGAAGTTGTGA
- a CDS encoding YnfA family protein, with the protein MINAIILFILAGIAEIGGGYLIWLWLREGKPAYWGVAGGIALALYGVIATFQSFPSFGRVYAAYGGVFIVLSVLWGWGIDKKTPDLYDWVGAGICIVGVGVMLLGPRQ; encoded by the coding sequence ATGATAAATGCCATCATCTTATTCATTCTTGCCGGAATCGCCGAAATCGGTGGGGGTTACCTTATCTGGCTATGGCTTCGGGAAGGAAAACCCGCCTATTGGGGAGTAGCCGGCGGGATCGCTCTGGCACTCTACGGCGTCATCGCCACCTTCCAGTCCTTCCCTTCATTTGGCCGTGTCTACGCTGCTTACGGCGGGGTGTTCATTGTCCTGTCCGTCCTGTGGGGATGGGGAATCGATAAGAAGACACCTGATCTCTATGACTGGGTCGGTGCCGGGATATGTATCGTTGGGGTTGGTGTGATGCTGCTGGGTCCCAGGCAGTAA